The sequence TCCGGGTCCGCGCCGTCCAGCGCCGCGTCACCGAACTCCAGGGCACCTTCACCCGCGTCTCCGCGCAGGGCGACCAGGCCCGCGCGGCCGAGGTCCAGAGCGAACTGTGGGTCCTGGAGCAGTACGGCCGCGCCCTCCAGCAGCAGGGCGCGGCAGCCCTCTGAACGGCGGCCCTCCCGGCGGCGGTCCCGTGAGCGGGGTCCTCTGAGCGGGGCCCTCCCAGCGAGCGGCATCCCCTGAGCGGGGTCTCCCCTGGACGCGGCCTCTCCACGGGGCCCCGCCCCACGGACGCCCCCTCCTGCCGGGCGCCCCGCCCGACGCCCCGCCCTTCCTGCCGGACGCCCCGCCCCACCCGACGTCCCGCCCCCTCCGCCCCACCAGAAGCCGCCCCCTCCGCCCCACCGGTCGCCCCGCCCCCACGCGTCCCACCCGCTGACCGCCCGTCACGCGCCGGACACAAAAAGTCCCCGCACACCCCTCGTGGGCCGTCCCCGCCCTGTCCCACACTGAAAACCGCCCACCCCGCGGACAGCGGCGGCGAACCCCCCAGGAGGCCCCCTCCGTGCCCACGCAGCTTCGCGCCACGACGTCCACCCCGCAGGACGCCCCGCCCCTCCCGGGCGTCCCCCCGCAGCGCACGCGCGAGCGCACCCCCGCCCCTCCCGGCGGCCACGCGCCCGATCTCTTCCGCCAGTACTTACGCGAGATAGGCCGCATCCCGCTCCTCACCGCCGCCGACGAAGTCGACCTCGCCCGCCGCGTCGAGGCCGGCCTCTTCGCCGAGGCGAAACTCGCCGGGCCCGGCCCGCTCGACACCCGCCTCGCCCTCGATCTCGACCGCCTCGTCGTCCTCGGCCGCGCCGCCAAGCGCCGCCTCATCGAGTCCAACCTCCGCCTCGTCGTCTCCGTCGCCAAGCGGTACGCGGGGCGCGGCCTGACGATGCTCGACCTCGTCCAGGAGGGCAATCTCGGCCTCATCCGCGCCGTCGAGAAGTTCGACTACACGCGCGGCTTCAAGTTCTCCACGTACGCCACCTGGTGGATCCGCCAGGCGATGTCCCGCGCGCTCGCCGACCAGGCCCGCACGATCCGCGTGCCCGTGCACGTCGTCGAGCTGATCAACCGCGTCGTACGGGTCCAGCGCGGACTGCTCCAGGAGCGCGGCCACGAGCCGAGCCACGCGGAGGTCGCCGCCCTCCTCGGCCTCACGAAGGAGCGCGTCGGCGAGGTCCTGCGCCTCGCGCAGGAGCCCGTCTCGCTCCACACCCCGGTCGGCGGCGAGGACGAGGTCGCGCTCGGCGACCTCATCGAGGACGGCGACGCCCCCTCGCCCCCCGAGTCCGCCGCGCTGCTCCTGCTGCGCCGCCACCTCGAAGACGTCCTCTCGACCCTGGGCGAGCGCGAACGCCAGGTCGTCCAGCTCCGCTACGGACTCGACGACGGCCGCCCCCGCACCCTGGAGGAGATCGGCACCCTCTTCGGCGTCACGCGCGAACGCATCCGCCAGATCGAGGCCAAGACCCTCGCCAAACTCCGCTCCCACGCCTTCGCCGACCAGCTCAGGGGCTACCTGGACTGAGGCGCGATACGGCGAACGGGACGCCGGTACGGAGGAGGAGCGCCCGGTACGGGGGAGGGACGACCGCCCGGCGCCTCGGCGCCCGTACGCGAACGGGTCGCCCCCGCGCCCGTACGAGGAGAGGACCCCGTACCGCCGCGAAGACGCCCCGCCCCCCGCGCCCCTACTCGACCTCGGCCACCGCCTGCGCGAACTGCGCCGCGTACAGCCGCGCGTACGCGCCGCCCGCCGCGAGCAGTTCCTCGTGCGAGCCCTGCTCCACGATCGCGCCGTTCTCCATGACGAGGATCGTGTCCGCGTCGCGGATCGTGGAGAGCCGGTGCGCGATGACGAAACTCGTGCGCCCGGCCGCGAGGCGCTCCATCGCCTTCTGGATCAGGACCTCGGTCCGGGTGTCCACGGAGCTGGTCGCCTCGTCGAGCACGAGGATCACCGGGTCCGAGAGGAAGGCGCGCGCGATCGTGATGAGCTGCTTCTCGCCCGCGCTCACGCCCGTTCCCTCGTCGTCGATGACCGTGTCGTAGCCCTCGGGGAGCGTGCGCACGAAGCGGTCCGCGTGCGCCGCCCTCGCCGCCTCCTCGATCTCCTCGCGGGTGACCTCGCGCGCGGCCCCGTACGCGATGTTCTCCGCGATCGAGCCGCCGAAGAGCCACGTGTCCTGGAGCACCATCCCTATCCCGGCGCGCAGGTCGTCGCGGCGCATCCGCGCGATGTCGACGCCGTCGAGCGTGATGCGCCCGCCCGTCACGTCGTAGAAGCGGAGCAGCAGGTTGACGAGCGTCGTCTTGCCCGCGCCCGTGGGGCCGACGATCGCGACCGTGTGGCCCGGGTCGACCTCCAGGGACAGGTCCTCGATGAGCGGCTTGTCCTCCTGGTAGCGGAAGGAGACGTGCTCGAAGGCGACTCGCCCGCGCAGCTTCTCGGGGCGCTCCGGCTCGGCCGGGTCCGCGCTCTGCTCGTCGGCGTCGAGCAGCTCGAAGATCCGCTCCGCCGAGGCGACGCCCGACTGGATGAGGTTCGCCATCGAGGCGACCTGCGTGAGCGGCATCGAGAACTGCCGCGAGTACTGCACGAACGCCTGCACGTCACCGATCGACAGCGCGCCCGAGGCGACCCGCAGACCGCCGACGACGGCGACGAGCACGTAGTTGATGTTCGAGACGAACATCATCAGCGGCTGCATGACACCGCTCGTGAACTGCGCCCGGTTCGAGGCGTCGTACAGCGCCTCGTTGTGCTCGCGGAAGATCTCCGCCGACTCCTCCTGGCGCCCGAAGACCTTCACGAGCGTGTGGCCCGTGTACATCTCCTCGATGTGCGCGTTCAGCTCGCCCGTCGACTTCCACTGCCGCACGAACTGCGGCTGCGAGCGCTTGCCCACGCGCGTCGCGACGAGCGCGGAGAGCGGCACGGTCACGAGCGCGACGAGCGCGAGCAGCCACGAGATCCAGAACATGACCGCGAGCACCCCGATGATCGTCAGCACCGAGTTGACGAGCTGGCCGAGGGTCTGCTGCAGCGTCTGCTGGAGGTTGTCCATGTCGTTCGTCGCGCGGCTCAGCACCTCACCGCGCTGACGGCGGTCGAAGTACGACAGCGGCAGGCGCGACAGCTTCGACTGCACGTCCTCGCGCAGCCGCCTGATCATGAGGTTGATCGCCCGGTTCGAGAGCCGCACCGAGATCGACATGAGCACGCCGCCGACCGCGAAGACGAGCGTCGCGATGAGCAGCACCTCGCCGATCGCCCCGAAGTCGATGCCCTGGCCCGGCGTGAAGTGCACCCCCTTGAGGAGGTCGGCGAAACCGCCGTCACCGCGCTCCCGCGCCGCCTCGATGACCTGTTCCTTGGTCTGCCCGGCGCGCAACTGCCCGCCGATCACCCCGCCGAAGAGCAGGTCGGTCGCGTGCCCGAGGATCTTCGGCCCCGACACCGACGCCGCCACGCTCACTATCCCGAGCGCCAGCATCCCCGTCAGGAGCGCCTTGTACGGGGCGAAGCGGCGTGCGAGCCGCTTCGCCGTTCCCTTGAAGTCGTCGAGACCCTGCGCCGCGGCGGCTCCGGCCGCCATTCGTCCACCGGGACCGGCCATCACGCGGCCTCCGCTTCCGTCAGCTGGGAGAGCACGATCTCCCGGTAGGTCTCATTGGTCTCCATCAGCTCGTGGTGCCGCCCCACGCCCACGATCCGCCCCTCGTCGAGCACGAGGATGCGGTCCGCGTCGCGGATCGTCGCGACGCGCTGCGCCACGATCACCACCGTCGCCCGCGCCGTCTCGTGGCCGAGCGCCGCGCGCAGCGCCGCGTCCGTCGCGTAGTCGAGCGCCGAGAAGGAGTCGTCGAAGAGGTAGATCTCCGGGCGCTGCACGAGCGTGCGCGCGATCGCGAGCCGCTGCCGCTGCCCGCCCGAGAAGTTCGAGCCGCCCTGCGCCACCGGCGCCTCCAGCCGGTGCTCCAGCTTCTCCACGAAGCCCTTGGCCTGCGCGACCTCCAGCGCGTGCCACAGCTCCTCGTCGCTCGCGTCCGGGTTCCCGTAGCGCAGATTGCTCGCGACCGTCCCCGAGAAGAGGTACGGCTTCTGCGGGACGAGCCCGACCGTGCGCGCGAGCAGCGCGGGATCGACCTCGCGCACGTCCACGCCGTCGACCAGGACCTCGCCCTCGGTCGCGTCGAACAGGCGCGGCACGAGCCCGAGCAGCGTCGTCTTGCCGCTGCCCGTCGAGCCGATCACGGCCGTCGTCTCGCCGGGGAGCGCTTCGAGGTCGATCCCGCGCAGGACCGGCTCCTCGGCCCCCGGGAAGCGGAAGCCGGCGCCGCGCAGTTCGAGCCGCCCGTGCCGGCGCAGCTCGGTGATCCCGGCCCGCGGCGGCACGACGCTCGACGCGGTGTCGAGGACCTCTTCGATGCGCTCGGCGCACACCTCGGCGCGCGGCACCATCATGAACATGAAGGTGGCCATCATGACGGCCATCACGATCTGCATGAGGTAGGAGAGGAACGCGGTCAGCGCCCCGATCTGCATCCCGCCGCTCTCGATGCGGTGCGAGCCGAACCACACGACGGCGACGCTGGAGAGGTTCACGACGGTCATGACGGTCGGGAACATGAGCGCGAAGAGCCGCCCGGTGCCGAGCGAGACCTCCGTCAGCTCACCGTTCGCGCCGTCGAAGCGCGTGCCCTCGTACTCGTCGCGCACGAAGGCGCGGATGACGCGGTTCCCGGTGATCTGCTCGCGCAGCACCCGGTTCACGGTGTCCAGACGGGTCTGGAGCGTACGGAACAGCGGGCGCAGCTTGCGCACGATGAGCCCGACCGAGCCGCCGAGCACGGGGATCACGACGAGCAGGATCGAGGAGAGCGGCACGTCCTGGCCGAGCGCGAGGATCACACCGCCGACGCACATGATCGGCGCCGAGACCATGAGCGTGAACGACATCAGGACGAGCATCTGCACCTGCTGCACGTCGTTCGTCGTCCGCGTGATGAGCGTCGGTGCGCCGAACTGGCCGACCTCGCGCGCCGAGAAGGACTGCACGCGGTCGAATATTCGCGCGCGCACGTCCCGCCCGAGCGCGGCGGCGGTACGCGCCCCGTAGAACACCGCGCCGACGTTCCCCGCCATCTGCACGACGGCGACGATCAGCATGAGCCCGCCGAACTCCATGATGTAGCCCGTGTCGCCCTTCACGACACCGTTGTCGATGATGTCGGCGTTGAGCGTGGGCAGATAGAGCGCGGCGCAGGTCTGGACGAACTGGAGCAGGACGAGAAGGGCGATGGGCCGTTTGTAGGGGGCCAGCGAGGCCCGCAGAAGTCGTATGAGCACACTGCGCCTGTCGGAGAGGGGTCGGGAGCCTCCCTATCCTGAGCGATACGCCCGGGTGACGACCAACCGATTAATTCAAGGCCGGGTCAAATCCGCCCGCCCCCGGTTTGGGGTCACAGCGGCGCGCGCTCCCCGAAGGCCCCCGGGTGCGTCTCCTCCCGCACCGCCGCGTACTGCTGGCGCACGGCGGCCCCCACGAGCCGCTCCTCCTCGTCGGCCTCGATCACCTGCGCCGCGGCCCCCTGCCACGCCGGTGGCCGCGCCGGGTCGAGCCGCCCCTCGTGCACCCCGAGCGCCCACGCCGCCTGCCGCGCCGCGCCGAGCGCCGCGTAGTCGGCCGGCTGCGGCACGACGACGCGCGCGCCGAAGAGCGAGGCGGCGACCGCCCGTACGGCGGGCAGCTCCGCCGCCGAGCCGAGCAGGAAGACCCGCTCCACCTCCACACCCCGCGCCCGCAGCACGCCGAGCGCGTCGGCGACGGAGCACAGCATCCCCTCGAAGGCCGCGCGTGCCAGGTGCTCGGGCCGCATCGACTCGCGCCGCAGCCCGCTGAGCGTGCCCGCCGTGTACGGCAGGTCGGGGGTGCGCTCGCCCGCGAGGTACGGCAGCAGGACGAGGCCGTGCGCGCCGGGCGTCGACTTGAGCGCGAGCGCGGAGAGCCCGTCGAGGTCGGTGCCGAGCAGTTCCGCGGTGCCGCGCAGGACCCGTACGGCGTTGAGCAGCCGCACCACGGGCAGGTGCATCCCGGTCGCGTCGGCGAACGCGGTCACGGCCGCGTCCCCGATCGCCTCGTGGTGGATCGCCATGACCGAGCCCGAGCCGCCGAGCGAGACGACCGCGTCGCCCGCGCGGACCCCGAGCCCGAAGGCGGCGGCCATCGTCTCGCCGGTCCCCGGCGCGATGAGCAGCCCCTCGGGCGTCGTCCCGGCCGCCTCCGAGGGACCGAGCACCTCGGGCAGCGCGACCGGGTGCCCGAGCGCGAGTTCCGCGAGGTCGGGACGCCACACGCCCTCGCCCGCCGACCAGTAACCGGTCCCCGAGGCGCCGCCCCGGTCCGTCGTACGCCGCGTGGGCCGCCCGAGCAGTTGCCACACGAGCCAGTCGTGCGCCTGGAGCACGGCCGCGGTCCTCGCCGCGTTCTCGGGTTCGTTGCGGGCGAGCCAGCGCAGCTTGGTGACCTGGTGCGCGGGGCCGGGGACGGTGCCGACGGCGGAGGCCCAGGCGGCCCGGCCGCCGTCGAGCGCGTCGGCGAGGTCGGCGGCGGTCGCCTGCATGCGCTTGTCGGAGCCGACGAGCGCGGGCCGGACCGTCGTGCCCTGGGCGTCGAGCGGCACGAGCGCGTGCTGCTGCGCCGAGACCCCGATCGCCCGCACCCCTTCGAGCACCCCGCCCCCGGCCGCCTCACCGAGCGAGAGCAGCCAGGACTGCGGATCGGTCTCGTGCGGCTCGGCGCCCTCGGAGGGGTGCGGGGCGTACCCCTGCTTGAGCACGGCGCCGGTGTCCGCGTCGCACACCACGATCCGGGTCGCCTCTGCCGAGCTGTCCAGTCCCGCGACTATCCCC comes from Streptomyces sp. Tu6071 and encodes:
- a CDS encoding RNA polymerase sigma factor, with the protein product MPTQLRATTSTPQDAPPLPGVPPQRTRERTPAPPGGHAPDLFRQYLREIGRIPLLTAADEVDLARRVEAGLFAEAKLAGPGPLDTRLALDLDRLVVLGRAAKRRLIESNLRLVVSVAKRYAGRGLTMLDLVQEGNLGLIRAVEKFDYTRGFKFSTYATWWIRQAMSRALADQARTIRVPVHVVELINRVVRVQRGLLQERGHEPSHAEVAALLGLTKERVGEVLRLAQEPVSLHTPVGGEDEVALGDLIEDGDAPSPPESAALLLLRRHLEDVLSTLGERERQVVQLRYGLDDGRPRTLEEIGTLFGVTRERIRQIEAKTLAKLRSHAFADQLRGYLD
- a CDS encoding ABC transporter ATP-binding protein gives rise to the protein MAAGAAAAQGLDDFKGTAKRLARRFAPYKALLTGMLALGIVSVAASVSGPKILGHATDLLFGGVIGGQLRAGQTKEQVIEAARERGDGGFADLLKGVHFTPGQGIDFGAIGEVLLIATLVFAVGGVLMSISVRLSNRAINLMIRRLREDVQSKLSRLPLSYFDRRQRGEVLSRATNDMDNLQQTLQQTLGQLVNSVLTIIGVLAVMFWISWLLALVALVTVPLSALVATRVGKRSQPQFVRQWKSTGELNAHIEEMYTGHTLVKVFGRQEESAEIFREHNEALYDASNRAQFTSGVMQPLMMFVSNINYVLVAVVGGLRVASGALSIGDVQAFVQYSRQFSMPLTQVASMANLIQSGVASAERIFELLDADEQSADPAEPERPEKLRGRVAFEHVSFRYQEDKPLIEDLSLEVDPGHTVAIVGPTGAGKTTLVNLLLRFYDVTGGRITLDGVDIARMRRDDLRAGIGMVLQDTWLFGGSIAENIAYGAAREVTREEIEEAARAAHADRFVRTLPEGYDTVIDDEGTGVSAGEKQLITIARAFLSDPVILVLDEATSSVDTRTEVLIQKAMERLAAGRTSFVIAHRLSTIRDADTILVMENGAIVEQGSHEELLAAGGAYARLYAAQFAQAVAEVE
- a CDS encoding ABC transporter ATP-binding protein, with amino-acid sequence MLIRLLRASLAPYKRPIALLVLLQFVQTCAALYLPTLNADIIDNGVVKGDTGYIMEFGGLMLIVAVVQMAGNVGAVFYGARTAAALGRDVRARIFDRVQSFSAREVGQFGAPTLITRTTNDVQQVQMLVLMSFTLMVSAPIMCVGGVILALGQDVPLSSILLVVIPVLGGSVGLIVRKLRPLFRTLQTRLDTVNRVLREQITGNRVIRAFVRDEYEGTRFDGANGELTEVSLGTGRLFALMFPTVMTVVNLSSVAVVWFGSHRIESGGMQIGALTAFLSYLMQIVMAVMMATFMFMMVPRAEVCAERIEEVLDTASSVVPPRAGITELRRHGRLELRGAGFRFPGAEEPVLRGIDLEALPGETTAVIGSTGSGKTTLLGLVPRLFDATEGEVLVDGVDVREVDPALLARTVGLVPQKPYLFSGTVASNLRYGNPDASDEELWHALEVAQAKGFVEKLEHRLEAPVAQGGSNFSGGQRQRLAIARTLVQRPEIYLFDDSFSALDYATDAALRAALGHETARATVVIVAQRVATIRDADRILVLDEGRIVGVGRHHELMETNETYREIVLSQLTEAEAA
- a CDS encoding FGGY family carbohydrate kinase, producing MGIVAGLDSSAEATRIVVCDADTGAVLKQGYAPHPSEGAEPHETDPQSWLLSLGEAAGGGVLEGVRAIGVSAQQHALVPLDAQGTTVRPALVGSDKRMQATAADLADALDGGRAAWASAVGTVPGPAHQVTKLRWLARNEPENAARTAAVLQAHDWLVWQLLGRPTRRTTDRGGASGTGYWSAGEGVWRPDLAELALGHPVALPEVLGPSEAAGTTPEGLLIAPGTGETMAAAFGLGVRAGDAVVSLGGSGSVMAIHHEAIGDAAVTAFADATGMHLPVVRLLNAVRVLRGTAELLGTDLDGLSALALKSTPGAHGLVLLPYLAGERTPDLPYTAGTLSGLRRESMRPEHLARAAFEGMLCSVADALGVLRARGVEVERVFLLGSAAELPAVRAVAASLFGARVVVPQPADYAALGAARQAAWALGVHEGRLDPARPPAWQGAAAQVIEADEEERLVGAAVRQQYAAVREETHPGAFGERAPL